One Skermanella sp. TT6 genomic window, CCAGTCCGTCGCGCCGGGCGTAAAGGTCGGCGACCCGCTCGAACAGGGCGGGGTTGAGCGAGATCCGGGCGTTGTACTGCGCCAGCTTCGGGCTGTAGTCGCGGGCGATCGCCTCCAGCTCGCCGTTGGTGTGGCTGGAGTTGAGGTTGAAGAACACCGAGCACACCCGGTTCAGCAGCCGTCCGGCCGCCTCCATGGCCTCGATCGTGTTCGCGAAGGTCGGCGCCTCGGCCGACGCGGCGATGGCGTCGAACTCGGCCAGGCCTTCCTCCATGCCGCGGTCCAGGGCGGCGGGGAAATGCTCGGGCAGGATCCGGTCGAAGGGGGGGAAGCCGAACTCGGCGGTCCACGGCGTGAAGAACGGGTTGTCGGCGGACATCGAGGCCTCGTGATCAACTGAGGCCCCGATGATAGCCGCTTCCCGCATCGACCACAAATCCCGCCCCGCCGGCCGGCGGCACCGGGACTCACGACTTCGGGAAGCCCAGCGCCGGCTCCAGCGCCTCGAAGCTCCGGTTCATCGCGTAGGCGGAGCCGAGCCACAGGGGGATGTGGCCGTAAAGGAACGAGATCTGGCTTTCCGCCGCCTCCTCGCCCAGCCCGGCGATGCCGGCGACATAGAGGGCGGAGACCAGCCCGCTGCGGTCCGCGCCGGACTGGCAATGGATCAGCGCCGGCTTCTCCACGGTCCGGAGCAGCGCCATCAGGTCGCCGAACTGGGCCATGGTCAGCTCCCGGCGCGCGGACATGCGGAAATCCACATGGCCGATGCCGAGCCTGCGCGACGCCTCCACCTCGGCGTCGTACCAGGGGCTGCCGGTATTGTCGCCGCGCAGGTTGATGATGGTCCTGATCCCGTACTCTTCCCGGTACCGGGCGATGCGCTCCGGCGTGGGCTGGGCCGAGCGGTACATCTGGCCGGCCACCACGGGATGGAAATTGTCGCCGAGAAAGACGATCGCCATGTGAAGCGCCGCGATGCCCAGGCTGGCCGACAGAGCGCCCAGCAGCCCGGCCAAGGCCGCCTTGAAGCCCGCCTTCAAGCCCGCCTTGAAGCCCGCCTTGAAGCCCAACGACGACAGCGATGCCGCGAGGCCTGTGAAAAGCTTTTCCATGAGTCTCCCGATGATGCCCCGGGCCGGATCGGGAACGGCGGTTCCCTGCGTCGGCCCCTCCGGCGGTTGCAGGGGACACCATCGGGCTGACAGGAACCTGACGGACGTGTAGGATCGCTCCCGGTGCCGCCCATGCCATGGGCACCGTTTTCCCCCGTCGAAGGCGGATCATGAGGATACTGGTGGTCGAGGATCATCCCGCGCTGCGCGAGATGGTGGCCGGTCATCTGGGCCGGCGCGGCTTCGCGGTGGACGCCGTCGCGACCGCCGACGCGGCGCGCGGCGCGCTGGAGGCGGCGGCCTACGACGCGCTGGTCCTGGATCTCGGCCTGCCGGACGGCGACGGCATGGCGATCCTGCGCGAGGTCCAGTCCCGCCCCGCCGGTCCGGTCCCCACGCTGATCGTGACGGCACGCGACGCCCTGGGCGACAGGGTCGGCGGGCTCGACGGCGGGGCGGACGACTACATCCTCAAGCCCTTCGACCTGATCGAGCTGGAGGCCCGCATCCGGGCCGTCCTGCGCCGGCCGGGATCGCGCCCCTGCACGGTGCTCCGGTGCGGCGGCCTGGAATTCGACACCAGCCGGCGGGAAGCTTCCGTCGCCGGCCGGGTGGTCGAGCTGACCCGCCGCGAATCGGACCTGCTCGACGCCCTTGTCCGCGCGGCCGGGCGGATCGTCATCCGCGACGTGCTGGAGCAGAGCCTCTACGCCCACGACGAGGCGGTGACCCCCAACGCCCTGGAGGCGACCGTCTCCCGGCTGCGCAAGCGCCTTGCGG contains:
- a CDS encoding tyrosine-protein phosphatase, yielding MEKLFTGLAASLSSLGFKAGFKAGLKAGFKAALAGLLGALSASLGIAALHMAIVFLGDNFHPVVAGQMYRSAQPTPERIARYREEYGIRTIINLRGDNTGSPWYDAEVEASRRLGIGHVDFRMSARRELTMAQFGDLMALLRTVEKPALIHCQSGADRSGLVSALYVAGIAGLGEEAAESQISFLYGHIPLWLGSAYAMNRSFEALEPALGFPKS
- a CDS encoding response regulator transcription factor, which translates into the protein MRILVVEDHPALREMVAGHLGRRGFAVDAVATADAARGALEAAAYDALVLDLGLPDGDGMAILREVQSRPAGPVPTLIVTARDALGDRVGGLDGGADDYILKPFDLIELEARIRAVLRRPGSRPCTVLRCGGLEFDTSRREASVAGRVVELTRRESDLLDALVRAAGRIVIRDVLEQSLYAHDEAVTPNALEATVSRLRKRLAGSGVRIESRRGIGYRLAADGDASA